A region of Dehalococcoidia bacterium DNA encodes the following proteins:
- a CDS encoding DUF4395 domain-containing protein has translation MNQDPIKADSALRTIFSFPHPVNEYAARSVASMVFILGVTIIATDLHWLLFILTYGFVARVLTGPTLSPMGLIATKIIIPKIIKKTRNVAGPPKQFAQLIGLAFSLAALIFTYGFDMFSVGQILIGILVLFAGLEAFVGFCAGCFAFGWLMRWGIVPPAVCDKCFEANFKIPFTKISPK, from the coding sequence TTGAACCAAGATCCTATAAAAGCGGATTCTGCTTTACGGACTATATTTTCATTCCCGCATCCCGTGAATGAGTACGCCGCAAGAAGCGTTGCCTCTATGGTCTTCATACTAGGTGTCACGATTATTGCTACCGATCTACATTGGCTTTTATTTATTTTGACCTATGGGTTTGTTGCCCGAGTTTTGACGGGTCCCACATTAAGTCCTATGGGCCTGATTGCCACAAAAATTATTATTCCCAAAATTATAAAAAAAACACGGAACGTAGCGGGCCCCCCAAAGCAGTTTGCTCAGCTGATTGGCTTGGCATTTTCACTTGCCGCTTTAATTTTCACTTATGGTTTTGATATGTTTTCAGTGGGCCAAATTCTTATAGGAATCTTAGTTTTATTTGCTGGACTTGAGGCATTCGTCGGATTTTGCGCTGGATGCTTCGCTTTTGGGTGGTTGATGCGTTGGGGCATCGTACCCCCAGCAGTTTGCGATAAATGCTTCGAAGCAAATTTCAAAATTCCTTTCACAAAAATATCGCCCAAATAG
- a CDS encoding (Fe-S)-binding protein, whose amino-acid sequence MVRRRGWSRFSNRPKAKLKAALCVTCLIDQFYPEVGEAVVKVLRGQGVDVSFPEDQTCCGQIAFNGGFRNDAADVAQHFMDLFENEEHVVVPSGSCTSMIKIYYQELFKDDPEQLERAKAIAEKTYEFSDFLVNVVGQSDVGASSYGLITYHDACHLLRELGISKEPRELIGNVDGVEIQEMHDSDSCCGFGGLFSVKFPDISAAILEEKIKNIIDSGAGTLVANDCGCLMQIRGAMQRKNLNVRAVHIAELLAEGE is encoded by the coding sequence GTGGTGCGACGTCGCGGCTGGAGCCGCTTTTCTAATAGGCCCAAAGCAAAATTAAAGGCTGCATTATGTGTAACATGCCTTATTGATCAGTTTTACCCTGAAGTTGGAGAGGCTGTTGTAAAAGTTTTGCGTGGACAGGGTGTTGATGTTTCCTTCCCCGAGGATCAAACATGCTGCGGGCAAATTGCGTTCAATGGTGGGTTCAGGAATGATGCTGCGGATGTAGCTCAACATTTCATGGATTTATTTGAAAACGAAGAACACGTCGTAGTTCCATCGGGCTCTTGTACGAGCATGATTAAAATTTATTATCAAGAGTTATTTAAAGATGACCCTGAGCAACTCGAACGAGCTAAAGCCATTGCGGAAAAGACATATGAGTTTTCTGATTTTCTTGTAAATGTAGTTGGCCAATCAGACGTTGGGGCTTCTTCATATGGATTAATTACGTACCATGACGCATGCCACCTGTTAAGGGAATTGGGGATTTCAAAAGAACCCCGTGAACTTATAGGAAATGTGGATGGTGTAGAGATTCAAGAAATGCACGACTCTGATTCCTGTTGTGGATTCGGAGGCCTCTTTTCTGTAAAATTTCCTGATATATCTGCAGCAATATTGGAAGAAAAAATTAAAAATATAATTGATTCTGGAGCAGGTACCTTAGTTGCGAATGACTGTGGATGTTTGATGCAGATTCGAGGGGCAATGCAACGGAAAAACCTAAACGTTCGAGCAGTTCACATTGCTGAATTATTGGCGGAAGGTGAATAG
- a CDS encoding LutB/LldF family L-lactate oxidation iron-sulfur protein, with amino-acid sequence MAQVKTAEFKKISKQAIKNEKLQHSLDHVMEHFVSARSSIIDQDIGAENWELLRTRAASIKQSTIENLDYYLDLVDKNVRRNGGYVHFANDANEANQIVLDIAKRNEVKTVIKSKSMVSEEMGINEVLEKAGIEPVETDLGEYIIQLAGETPFHIIAPAMHKTKEEVSDLFQDWLKTAPTQDIKRLCIYARDALREKFATAEMGISGANFVVAETGTVCLVTNEGNGRMTTSAPRVHVVLAGMEKIVPAIEDLALFLRLLPRSATGQRITSYNTFASGPRNQSDEDGPEEFHLVIVDNGRMNLLKDEEMREALRCIRCGACLNHCPVYKKIGGHAYGWVYSGPIGAIVTPPMTNMKVASDLPYASTLCGTCRDVCPVKIDIPKLLLHLRHKVAEGSSSERGSAWMERLFIGQWHKTVRNRKSLERRVKLARIFLKPISRNGKIKKLRAPMVSGWTNSRDFPALAPKSFGDIWKSGLSGNNGNRNQ; translated from the coding sequence GTGGCTCAAGTAAAAACGGCTGAGTTTAAGAAAATATCGAAACAAGCTATTAAAAATGAGAAACTCCAACATTCCCTAGACCATGTGATGGAGCATTTTGTGAGCGCTCGCTCTTCAATTATTGACCAAGATATTGGTGCAGAGAATTGGGAACTATTAAGAACACGCGCTGCCAGTATCAAGCAATCTACCATTGAAAACTTGGATTACTATCTTGACTTGGTTGATAAAAACGTTCGTAGAAATGGTGGCTATGTACATTTTGCTAACGATGCGAACGAAGCTAACCAAATTGTCTTAGATATTGCTAAACGTAACGAAGTCAAAACAGTAATAAAAAGTAAATCCATGGTTTCTGAAGAGATGGGTATTAATGAAGTGCTTGAAAAAGCCGGGATTGAACCTGTAGAAACCGATCTTGGGGAATATATTATTCAGCTGGCAGGAGAAACTCCTTTTCATATCATTGCTCCAGCTATGCACAAGACAAAAGAGGAAGTATCTGATCTTTTTCAGGACTGGCTGAAGACTGCACCAACTCAAGATATAAAACGATTATGCATATATGCTCGTGACGCGCTACGAGAGAAATTCGCAACAGCTGAGATGGGCATTAGTGGGGCTAATTTTGTTGTTGCCGAAACAGGAACTGTTTGTTTGGTTACAAATGAAGGTAACGGAAGGATGACTACCTCTGCCCCACGAGTACATGTGGTTTTAGCTGGGATGGAGAAAATTGTTCCTGCAATTGAAGACTTGGCCCTTTTTCTTAGGCTTCTGCCACGCTCAGCCACAGGCCAAAGGATTACTAGTTATAACACCTTTGCAAGCGGACCTCGTAATCAAAGTGACGAAGACGGACCCGAGGAATTTCACCTGGTCATAGTTGATAACGGCAGAATGAACCTGCTAAAAGACGAAGAGATGAGGGAAGCACTCCGGTGTATAAGGTGCGGAGCTTGCTTAAATCATTGCCCGGTTTACAAAAAAATTGGTGGACATGCATATGGCTGGGTATATTCCGGTCCAATTGGTGCAATTGTCACACCCCCAATGACTAATATGAAAGTGGCGAGTGATCTGCCCTATGCTTCCACTTTATGTGGGACATGCAGAGATGTATGCCCTGTGAAAATCGATATCCCCAAGTTATTACTACATTTGAGGCATAAAGTTGCAGAAGGCTCATCGTCTGAAAGAGGCTCTGCATGGATGGAAAGGCTGTTTATTGGGCAATGGCATAAGACCGTACGTAACCGGAAGTCTCTTGAACGCAGAGTGAAATTAGCAAGGATTTTTCTTAAGCCAATTAGCCGTAACGGCAAGATCAAGAAATTAAGGGCTCCAATGGTCAGTGGATGGACAAATTCTCGAGATTTCCCTGCATTGGCTCCCAAATCTTTTGGTGATATATGGAAAAGCGGTTTATCTGGAAATAACGGTAATAGGAATCAGTAG
- a CDS encoding lactate utilization protein → MPYIPPEHPNKSAFLKKVREALGRTHPILHAPDHPPLKSNIARQREKVRTIVARNDARMLTNINRLMENASFASWNVHRVESYEDAAATIARVARSHKVKNVIRSSEEIFKKVDVDKSLRSVGAPPTILASSRTRRRGQLKSIAFKSEMGVTGVGYAIAETASCAVIPRKGVARLTSLAPSVLILLVETDQILENLDDFFAITRLKRMESRSHGPNYYNFISGPSRTADIEQTLTVGVHGPGEVHMVIVG, encoded by the coding sequence GTGCCATATATTCCACCAGAACATCCTAATAAATCAGCGTTTCTAAAAAAGGTGAGAGAAGCCTTGGGTAGAACTCATCCTATCCTGCATGCTCCTGATCACCCTCCGCTAAAATCTAATATTGCGCGGCAAAGAGAAAAAGTGCGGACCATCGTTGCCAGAAATGATGCTCGTATGCTTACAAATATTAATCGCTTAATGGAGAATGCTTCATTTGCCTCTTGGAACGTGCATAGGGTTGAAAGTTATGAGGATGCTGCAGCAACTATTGCCCGTGTAGCACGTTCTCATAAAGTAAAGAACGTTATTCGGTCATCTGAAGAAATTTTTAAGAAGGTAGACGTAGATAAAAGCTTGAGATCGGTTGGAGCACCTCCAACAATTTTAGCTTCAAGCCGTACCCGCCGCAGAGGCCAATTAAAAAGCATTGCGTTCAAGTCTGAAATGGGCGTAACGGGTGTTGGATATGCTATAGCAGAAACAGCAAGCTGCGCTGTTATTCCGCGTAAAGGAGTAGCTCGACTAACCTCACTGGCTCCTTCTGTTTTGATATTGCTGGTTGAGACTGACCAAATATTAGAGAATTTGGACGATTTTTTTGCGATTACCAGACTCAAAAGAATGGAATCTAGGAGCCATGGACCGAACTATTATAATTTCATATCAGGTCCCTCGCGTACTGCAGACATAGAGCAAACCTTAACTGTTGGGGTTCACGGTCCGGGGGAAGTTCATATGGTAATTGTGGGGTAA
- a CDS encoding SDR family oxidoreductase: MKLKDKVIIITGAARHLGQAYAIRLAQEGAKLVVTDVRDCKETEELCKAEGAEVISLATDVTDVQQTENLALRAYEKFGKIDGLLNNAGLMQNITGPSLMDVDPEWWDRVFNVNARGTYLCTRAVFPYMREQMYGKIINVGSTTMLRTSNRVNDSNPHYVASKGAIMAFTRSICRELGQFNICVNTLAPGGTDQEIDRLGSNATPEDSRAFGRRGVPSDLTGTVVFLLSDDADFITGQLFAVNGGKEVS, from the coding sequence ATGAAATTAAAAGATAAAGTAATAATCATTACTGGGGCAGCAAGGCACCTTGGTCAGGCTTATGCAATTAGGTTAGCCCAAGAGGGAGCTAAATTAGTTGTAACTGATGTGAGAGATTGCAAAGAGACTGAAGAACTTTGCAAGGCTGAAGGGGCAGAAGTTATATCTTTAGCTACTGACGTTACTGATGTGCAACAAACCGAAAACTTAGCGCTTAGGGCGTATGAGAAATTTGGGAAAATAGACGGATTATTGAACAATGCAGGATTAATGCAGAACATTACGGGTCCGTCACTAATGGATGTTGACCCTGAATGGTGGGATCGTGTGTTCAATGTTAATGCACGAGGGACGTACCTGTGTACACGCGCTGTGTTTCCGTACATGCGTGAGCAGATGTATGGGAAAATTATTAATGTGGGTTCTACCACAATGTTGAGAACCTCAAATAGGGTTAATGATAGTAATCCACACTATGTTGCATCGAAAGGTGCAATCATGGCGTTCACACGTTCAATTTGTCGGGAGCTAGGCCAATTTAATATATGCGTGAATACACTTGCTCCAGGCGGTACCGATCAGGAAATAGATCGATTGGGTTCCAATGCTACGCCCGAAGATTCACGTGCTTTCGGTCGTAGAGGAGTCCCTAGTGACTTGACTGGGACTGTGGTTTTTTTGCTTTCAGACGACGCTGACTTTATTACTGGTCAGTTATTTGCAGTAAATGGTGGAAAAGAAGTTTCGTAA
- the gmk gene encoding guanylate kinase translates to MINPLLVVISGPSGVGKDAILEQLRIHRPDFSYAVTATTRPMRANEKDGYDYIFLSKNQFLDLQAKDEFLEHAEVYGNHYGVPKKQIREALNNATNAFVKIDVQGARTIKSLERNALLIFIAPPSLMELERRLRERKADSAAQMDIRIATAKHEMDQSSWFDSVVINDTDKLEDTVEQILEIVASEQNRPESQSIRL, encoded by the coding sequence TTGATTAATCCTTTACTAGTCGTTATTTCAGGCCCATCTGGTGTAGGCAAAGACGCCATCCTTGAGCAATTGCGTATTCATCGTCCTGATTTTTCCTACGCAGTAACAGCTACAACGCGGCCAATGAGAGCTAATGAGAAAGACGGGTATGATTATATATTTCTGAGCAAAAATCAATTTTTAGATCTGCAGGCGAAAGATGAATTTTTAGAGCATGCCGAAGTCTATGGAAACCATTATGGTGTTCCTAAAAAACAAATCCGTGAAGCTTTGAATAACGCTACCAATGCCTTTGTAAAAATAGATGTTCAAGGAGCAAGAACCATCAAGTCTCTAGAACGAAATGCACTGCTCATATTTATTGCCCCTCCATCGTTAATGGAATTAGAGCGTAGATTGAGGGAACGAAAAGCCGATTCAGCTGCTCAAATGGACATTCGTATCGCCACCGCTAAGCACGAAATGGATCAGTCTAGTTGGTTTGATTCTGTCGTGATTAACGATACTGATAAGCTAGAGGATACGGTCGAACAAATATTAGAAATTGTAGCTTCAGAGCAAAATCGACCGGAATCTCAATCGATACGCCTTTAA
- the aroA gene encoding 3-phosphoshikimate 1-carboxyvinyltransferase, with protein sequence MDTVIQQPHKLRGTITPPGDKSISHRSAIFNALARGTSHISNYGTGADVQSTLKVLRALGAKIKKTDGLINIVGGELKEPSNLLYTGNSGTTTRLMAGVLSGQKFLSIMSGDKSIRMRPMARIVDPLREMGASIEGRQGGRLCPLVFKQSNLHGIEYDMPIPSAQVKSALLLAALYADGPTIIHQPAFSRDHTELMFRAMGINVSEHGLSLNIEPGQLNAIDVNVPADISSAAYWVVAAICHSNAKITIQNVGINPTRTGILDALEMMGASINIENKRLEGGELVGDIIAESSELNSAVIEGDLIPRLIDEIPILSLAACFAKGTTIIRDAEELRIKESDRIFAMQSELSRLGALVQETKDGLIITGGKLLKGSNHQTYSDHRIAMTMGIAGLLASGQTYVQDADAASISYPTFWEDLESLKVA encoded by the coding sequence TTGCCCGAGGAACTTCGCACATCAGTAATTACGGAACTGGAGCTGATGTTCAATCTACTTTAAAAGTACTCCGAGCACTCGGAGCAAAGATTAAAAAAACTGATGGATTAATCAATATTGTAGGCGGAGAATTAAAAGAGCCTTCAAATTTGCTATATACAGGAAATAGTGGAACCACTACACGGTTAATGGCTGGAGTGCTATCAGGTCAAAAATTCCTGTCCATAATGAGCGGAGATAAATCAATTCGCATGCGACCAATGGCAAGAATAGTCGACCCACTACGTGAAATGGGCGCTAGTATTGAAGGCAGGCAAGGCGGCAGACTTTGCCCACTTGTTTTCAAGCAATCTAATCTACATGGGATTGAATACGACATGCCAATTCCATCCGCTCAAGTAAAAAGCGCACTACTGTTGGCAGCGCTTTATGCAGACGGACCCACTATAATTCACCAACCTGCGTTTTCCAGAGACCACACTGAACTGATGTTCCGAGCAATGGGTATTAACGTTTCCGAGCACGGACTAAGCCTAAACATTGAACCTGGTCAACTTAATGCAATCGATGTCAATGTGCCTGCAGACATAAGTTCTGCAGCTTATTGGGTAGTGGCAGCAATTTGTCATTCTAATGCGAAAATAACTATTCAGAATGTGGGCATTAATCCTACTCGAACAGGAATACTTGACGCCCTAGAAATGATGGGAGCTTCAATCAACATAGAAAACAAAAGATTAGAAGGTGGAGAGTTAGTGGGGGACATTATTGCCGAATCAAGCGAATTGAACTCGGCCGTTATTGAAGGAGATTTGATTCCAAGATTAATCGACGAAATTCCAATACTCTCTCTTGCGGCATGCTTCGCCAAAGGAACTACAATTATTCGTGATGCAGAAGAACTTAGAATTAAGGAATCTGATCGAATTTTTGCAATGCAGAGTGAGCTTTCCCGCCTTGGTGCATTGGTTCAAGAAACCAAAGATGGCTTAATTATTACCGGAGGCAAACTACTCAAAGGCTCCAATCATCAAACCTATTCTGATCACAGGATCGCAATGACAATGGGTATCGCTGGCCTCCTTGCTTCTGGGCAAACCTACGTTCAAGATGCAGATGCTGCATCGATTTCATACCCTACTTTTTGGGAAGACTTAGAGTCTCTTAAGGTGGCGTAG